From a single Piliocolobus tephrosceles isolate RC106 chromosome 21, ASM277652v3, whole genome shotgun sequence genomic region:
- the NUMBL gene encoding numb-like protein isoform X1, translating into MVVLEAVLTSASLAPPTAAFSRVPASQCAGEGGPRRPERHLPPAPCGAPGPPETCRTEPDGAGTMNKLRQSLRRRKPAYVPEASRPHQWQADEDAVRKGTCSFPVRYLGHVEVEESRGMHVCEDAVKKLKAMGRKSVKSVLWVSADGLRVVDDKTKDLLVDQTIEKVSFCAPDRNLDKAFSYICRDGTTRRWICHCFLALKDSGERLSHAVGCAFAACLERKQRREKECGVTAAFDASRTSFAREGSFRLSGGGRPAEREASDKKKAEAAAAPTVAPGPAQPGHVSPTPATTSPGEKGEAGTPVAAGTTAAAIPRRHAPLEQLVRQGSFRGFPALSQKNSPFKRQLSLRLNELPSTLQRRTDFQVKGTVPEMEPPGTSDSDSINALCTQISSSFASAGAPAPGPPPATTGTSAWGEPSVPPVAAFQPGHKRTPSEAERWLEEVSQVAKAQQQQQQQQQQQQQQQTASVAPVPTMPPALQPFPAPVGPFDAASAQVAVFLPPPHMQPPFVPTYPGLGYPPMPRVPVVGITPSQMVANAFCSAAQLQPQPATLLGKAGAFPPPAIPSAPGSQARPRPNGAPWPPEPAPAPAPELDPFEAQWAALEGKPTVEKPSNPFSGDLQKTFEIEL; encoded by the exons ATGGTGGTCCTGGAGGCAgtcctcacctctgcctccctcgcTCCTCCAACAGCTGCCTTCTCCCGGGTTCCAGCCTCTCAGTGTGCTGGAGAG GGAGGACCCCGGAGGCCTGAGCGGCACCTGCCCCCAGCCCCGTGTGGGGCCCCGGGGCCCCCAGAAACCTGCAGGACGGAGCCAG ACGGGGCGGGCACCATGAACAAGTTACGGCAGAGCCTGCGGCGGAGGAAGCCAGCCTACGTGCCTGAGGCGTCGCGCCCGCACCAGTGGCAGGCAGACGAGGACGCGGTGCGGAAGGGCACCTGCAGCTTCCCGGTCAGG TACCTGGGCCACGTGGAAGTGGAGGAGTCCCGGGGAATGCACGTGTGTGAAGACGCGGTGAAGAAGCTGAAGGCG ATGGGCCGAAAGTCTGTGAAGTCTGTCCTGTGGGTGTCAGCCGATGGGCTCCGAGTGGTGGATGACAAAACCAAG GATCTTCTGGTCGACCAGACCATCGAAAAGGTCTCCTTTTGTGCTCCTGACCGCAACCTGGACAAGGCTTTCTCTTATATCTGCCGTGATGGGACCACCCGCCGCTGGATCTGCCACTGTTTTCTGGCACTCAAGGACTCC GGCGAGAGGCTGAGCCACGCTGTGGGCTGTGCTTTTGCCGCCTGCCTGGAGCGAAAACAGCGACGGGAGAAGGAATGCGGGGTCACGGCCGCCTTTGATGCCAGCCGCACCAGCTTCGCCCGCGAGGGTTCCTTCCGCCTGTCTGGGGGTGGGCGGCCTGCTGAGCGAGAGGCCTCGGACAAGAAGAAAG CAGAGGCAGCAGCTGCCCCCACTGTGGCTCCTGgccctgcccagcctgggcacGTGTCCCCAACACCAGCCACCACATCCCCTGGTgagaagggtgaggcaggcacCCCCGTGGCTGCAGGCACCACTGCGGCCGCCATCCCCCGGCGCCATGCCCCCCTGGAGCAGTTGGTTCGCCAGGGCTCCTTCCGTGGGTTCCCAGCACTCAGCCAGAAGAACTCACCATTCAAACGGCAGCTGAGCCTACGGCTGAATGAGCTGCCATCCACGCTGCAGCGCCGCACTGACTTCCAGGTGAAGGGCACAG TGCCTGAGATGGAGCCTCCTGGCACCAGCGACAGTGACAGCATCAACGCTCTGTGCACACAGATCAGTTCATCTTTTGCCAGTGCTGGAGCGCCAGCACCAGGGCCACCACCTGCCACAACAG gGACTTCTGCCTGGGGTGAGCCCTCCGTGCCCCCTGTagctgccttccagcctgggcacaagcGGACACCTTCAGAGGCTGAGCGATGGCTGGAGGAGGTGTCACAGGTGGCCAaggcccagcagcagcagcagcagcagcagcagcagcagcaacagcagcaaacaGCCTCTGTGGCCCCGGTGCCCACCATGCCTCCTGCCCTGCAGCCTTTCCCTGCCCCTGTGGGGCCTTTTGACGCGGCATCTGCCCAAGTGGCCGTGTTCCTGCCACCCCCGCACATGCAGCCCCCTTTTGTGCCCACCTACCCGGGCTTGGGCTACCCACCGATGCCCAGGGTGCCTGTGGTGGGCATCACACCCTCACAGATGGTGGCCAACGCCTTCTGCTCAGCTGcccagctccagcctcagcccgCCACCCTGCTTGGGAAAGCTGGGGCCTTCCCACCGCCTGCCATACCCAGTGCCCCTGGGAGCCAGGCCCGCCCTCGCCCCAATGGGGCCCCCTGGCCCCCCGAGCCAGCGCCTGCCCCAGCTCCAGAATTGGACCCCTTTGAGGCCCAGTGGGCGGCATTAGAAGGCAAACCCACTGTAGAGAAACCCTCCAACCCCTTTTCTGGTGACCTGCAGAAGACATTCGAGATTGAACTGTAG
- the NUMBL gene encoding numb-like protein isoform X2: MSRSAAASGGPRRPERHLPPAPCGAPGPPETCRTEPDGAGTMNKLRQSLRRRKPAYVPEASRPHQWQADEDAVRKGTCSFPVRYLGHVEVEESRGMHVCEDAVKKLKAMGRKSVKSVLWVSADGLRVVDDKTKDLLVDQTIEKVSFCAPDRNLDKAFSYICRDGTTRRWICHCFLALKDSGERLSHAVGCAFAACLERKQRREKECGVTAAFDASRTSFAREGSFRLSGGGRPAEREASDKKKAEAAAAPTVAPGPAQPGHVSPTPATTSPGEKGEAGTPVAAGTTAAAIPRRHAPLEQLVRQGSFRGFPALSQKNSPFKRQLSLRLNELPSTLQRRTDFQVKGTVPEMEPPGTSDSDSINALCTQISSSFASAGAPAPGPPPATTGTSAWGEPSVPPVAAFQPGHKRTPSEAERWLEEVSQVAKAQQQQQQQQQQQQQQQTASVAPVPTMPPALQPFPAPVGPFDAASAQVAVFLPPPHMQPPFVPTYPGLGYPPMPRVPVVGITPSQMVANAFCSAAQLQPQPATLLGKAGAFPPPAIPSAPGSQARPRPNGAPWPPEPAPAPAPELDPFEAQWAALEGKPTVEKPSNPFSGDLQKTFEIEL, encoded by the exons ATGTCCCGCAGCGCGGCGGCTAGC GGAGGACCCCGGAGGCCTGAGCGGCACCTGCCCCCAGCCCCGTGTGGGGCCCCGGGGCCCCCAGAAACCTGCAGGACGGAGCCAG ACGGGGCGGGCACCATGAACAAGTTACGGCAGAGCCTGCGGCGGAGGAAGCCAGCCTACGTGCCTGAGGCGTCGCGCCCGCACCAGTGGCAGGCAGACGAGGACGCGGTGCGGAAGGGCACCTGCAGCTTCCCGGTCAGG TACCTGGGCCACGTGGAAGTGGAGGAGTCCCGGGGAATGCACGTGTGTGAAGACGCGGTGAAGAAGCTGAAGGCG ATGGGCCGAAAGTCTGTGAAGTCTGTCCTGTGGGTGTCAGCCGATGGGCTCCGAGTGGTGGATGACAAAACCAAG GATCTTCTGGTCGACCAGACCATCGAAAAGGTCTCCTTTTGTGCTCCTGACCGCAACCTGGACAAGGCTTTCTCTTATATCTGCCGTGATGGGACCACCCGCCGCTGGATCTGCCACTGTTTTCTGGCACTCAAGGACTCC GGCGAGAGGCTGAGCCACGCTGTGGGCTGTGCTTTTGCCGCCTGCCTGGAGCGAAAACAGCGACGGGAGAAGGAATGCGGGGTCACGGCCGCCTTTGATGCCAGCCGCACCAGCTTCGCCCGCGAGGGTTCCTTCCGCCTGTCTGGGGGTGGGCGGCCTGCTGAGCGAGAGGCCTCGGACAAGAAGAAAG CAGAGGCAGCAGCTGCCCCCACTGTGGCTCCTGgccctgcccagcctgggcacGTGTCCCCAACACCAGCCACCACATCCCCTGGTgagaagggtgaggcaggcacCCCCGTGGCTGCAGGCACCACTGCGGCCGCCATCCCCCGGCGCCATGCCCCCCTGGAGCAGTTGGTTCGCCAGGGCTCCTTCCGTGGGTTCCCAGCACTCAGCCAGAAGAACTCACCATTCAAACGGCAGCTGAGCCTACGGCTGAATGAGCTGCCATCCACGCTGCAGCGCCGCACTGACTTCCAGGTGAAGGGCACAG TGCCTGAGATGGAGCCTCCTGGCACCAGCGACAGTGACAGCATCAACGCTCTGTGCACACAGATCAGTTCATCTTTTGCCAGTGCTGGAGCGCCAGCACCAGGGCCACCACCTGCCACAACAG gGACTTCTGCCTGGGGTGAGCCCTCCGTGCCCCCTGTagctgccttccagcctgggcacaagcGGACACCTTCAGAGGCTGAGCGATGGCTGGAGGAGGTGTCACAGGTGGCCAaggcccagcagcagcagcagcagcagcagcagcagcagcaacagcagcaaacaGCCTCTGTGGCCCCGGTGCCCACCATGCCTCCTGCCCTGCAGCCTTTCCCTGCCCCTGTGGGGCCTTTTGACGCGGCATCTGCCCAAGTGGCCGTGTTCCTGCCACCCCCGCACATGCAGCCCCCTTTTGTGCCCACCTACCCGGGCTTGGGCTACCCACCGATGCCCAGGGTGCCTGTGGTGGGCATCACACCCTCACAGATGGTGGCCAACGCCTTCTGCTCAGCTGcccagctccagcctcagcccgCCACCCTGCTTGGGAAAGCTGGGGCCTTCCCACCGCCTGCCATACCCAGTGCCCCTGGGAGCCAGGCCCGCCCTCGCCCCAATGGGGCCCCCTGGCCCCCCGAGCCAGCGCCTGCCCCAGCTCCAGAATTGGACCCCTTTGAGGCCCAGTGGGCGGCATTAGAAGGCAAACCCACTGTAGAGAAACCCTCCAACCCCTTTTCTGGTGACCTGCAGAAGACATTCGAGATTGAACTGTAG
- the NUMBL gene encoding numb-like protein isoform X3, with the protein MSRSAAASGGPRRPERHLPPAPCGAPGPPETCRTEPDGAGTMNKLRQSLRRRKPAYVPEASRPHQWQADEDAVRKGTCSFPVRYLGHVEVEESRGMHVCEDAVKKLKAMGRKSVKSVLWVSADGLRVVDDKTKDLLVDQTIEKVSFCAPDRNLDKAFSYICRDGTTRRWICHCFLALKDSGERLSHAVGCAFAACLERKQRREKECGVTAAFDASRTSFAREGSFRLSGGGRPAEREASDKKKEAAAAPTVAPGPAQPGHVSPTPATTSPGEKGEAGTPVAAGTTAAAIPRRHAPLEQLVRQGSFRGFPALSQKNSPFKRQLSLRLNELPSTLQRRTDFQVKGTVPEMEPPGTSDSDSINALCTQISSSFASAGAPAPGPPPATTGTSAWGEPSVPPVAAFQPGHKRTPSEAERWLEEVSQVAKAQQQQQQQQQQQQQQQTASVAPVPTMPPALQPFPAPVGPFDAASAQVAVFLPPPHMQPPFVPTYPGLGYPPMPRVPVVGITPSQMVANAFCSAAQLQPQPATLLGKAGAFPPPAIPSAPGSQARPRPNGAPWPPEPAPAPAPELDPFEAQWAALEGKPTVEKPSNPFSGDLQKTFEIEL; encoded by the exons ATGTCCCGCAGCGCGGCGGCTAGC GGAGGACCCCGGAGGCCTGAGCGGCACCTGCCCCCAGCCCCGTGTGGGGCCCCGGGGCCCCCAGAAACCTGCAGGACGGAGCCAG ACGGGGCGGGCACCATGAACAAGTTACGGCAGAGCCTGCGGCGGAGGAAGCCAGCCTACGTGCCTGAGGCGTCGCGCCCGCACCAGTGGCAGGCAGACGAGGACGCGGTGCGGAAGGGCACCTGCAGCTTCCCGGTCAGG TACCTGGGCCACGTGGAAGTGGAGGAGTCCCGGGGAATGCACGTGTGTGAAGACGCGGTGAAGAAGCTGAAGGCG ATGGGCCGAAAGTCTGTGAAGTCTGTCCTGTGGGTGTCAGCCGATGGGCTCCGAGTGGTGGATGACAAAACCAAG GATCTTCTGGTCGACCAGACCATCGAAAAGGTCTCCTTTTGTGCTCCTGACCGCAACCTGGACAAGGCTTTCTCTTATATCTGCCGTGATGGGACCACCCGCCGCTGGATCTGCCACTGTTTTCTGGCACTCAAGGACTCC GGCGAGAGGCTGAGCCACGCTGTGGGCTGTGCTTTTGCCGCCTGCCTGGAGCGAAAACAGCGACGGGAGAAGGAATGCGGGGTCACGGCCGCCTTTGATGCCAGCCGCACCAGCTTCGCCCGCGAGGGTTCCTTCCGCCTGTCTGGGGGTGGGCGGCCTGCTGAGCGAGAGGCCTCGGACAAGAAGAAAG AGGCAGCAGCTGCCCCCACTGTGGCTCCTGgccctgcccagcctgggcacGTGTCCCCAACACCAGCCACCACATCCCCTGGTgagaagggtgaggcaggcacCCCCGTGGCTGCAGGCACCACTGCGGCCGCCATCCCCCGGCGCCATGCCCCCCTGGAGCAGTTGGTTCGCCAGGGCTCCTTCCGTGGGTTCCCAGCACTCAGCCAGAAGAACTCACCATTCAAACGGCAGCTGAGCCTACGGCTGAATGAGCTGCCATCCACGCTGCAGCGCCGCACTGACTTCCAGGTGAAGGGCACAG TGCCTGAGATGGAGCCTCCTGGCACCAGCGACAGTGACAGCATCAACGCTCTGTGCACACAGATCAGTTCATCTTTTGCCAGTGCTGGAGCGCCAGCACCAGGGCCACCACCTGCCACAACAG gGACTTCTGCCTGGGGTGAGCCCTCCGTGCCCCCTGTagctgccttccagcctgggcacaagcGGACACCTTCAGAGGCTGAGCGATGGCTGGAGGAGGTGTCACAGGTGGCCAaggcccagcagcagcagcagcagcagcagcagcagcagcaacagcagcaaacaGCCTCTGTGGCCCCGGTGCCCACCATGCCTCCTGCCCTGCAGCCTTTCCCTGCCCCTGTGGGGCCTTTTGACGCGGCATCTGCCCAAGTGGCCGTGTTCCTGCCACCCCCGCACATGCAGCCCCCTTTTGTGCCCACCTACCCGGGCTTGGGCTACCCACCGATGCCCAGGGTGCCTGTGGTGGGCATCACACCCTCACAGATGGTGGCCAACGCCTTCTGCTCAGCTGcccagctccagcctcagcccgCCACCCTGCTTGGGAAAGCTGGGGCCTTCCCACCGCCTGCCATACCCAGTGCCCCTGGGAGCCAGGCCCGCCCTCGCCCCAATGGGGCCCCCTGGCCCCCCGAGCCAGCGCCTGCCCCAGCTCCAGAATTGGACCCCTTTGAGGCCCAGTGGGCGGCATTAGAAGGCAAACCCACTGTAGAGAAACCCTCCAACCCCTTTTCTGGTGACCTGCAGAAGACATTCGAGATTGAACTGTAG